The following proteins are co-located in the Myroides profundi genome:
- a CDS encoding VWA domain-containing protein codes for MWELDNKQYLFLFSIIAILILIFIGDILWKKKKQQSFATAKAIKTLAPNQSKNKPIIKASIYLVALISIVIALINPKIGTKVVTVKRQGVDIVFTLDVSKSMLAQDMAPDRLAKMKQLVSQIINNLGPDRIGIVGYAGTAFPMLPITTDHYVAKMYLQTMNTDMVSSQGTAFEDAIYVASNFYDNPNTSKVMILISDGEDHGEEMENAIKIAKEKKVKIITIGVGTEAGGPIPIKTPKGVEYKRDWNNEIVTTKLNPSTLKYIADATGGKYYYGSNTQEIVDLIKNDLSKIEKTDFEDQQIAEYQSQYQWFLGFAFLLIFIDLFILERKTIWMKKLNLFNEKE; via the coding sequence ATGTGGGAGTTAGACAATAAACAATATCTTTTTCTATTTTCAATCATAGCAATATTGATCTTAATCTTTATTGGGGACATCTTGTGGAAGAAAAAGAAGCAACAATCATTTGCTACAGCTAAAGCAATTAAAACTTTGGCACCTAATCAATCTAAGAATAAACCAATCATTAAAGCTTCTATTTATCTAGTAGCTCTAATATCTATTGTAATCGCTTTAATCAATCCTAAGATAGGAACAAAGGTAGTTACTGTCAAAAGACAAGGTGTTGATATCGTATTCACATTAGACGTATCTAAGAGTATGTTAGCTCAAGATATGGCTCCTGATAGATTGGCAAAGATGAAACAACTAGTCTCTCAGATTATCAATAATCTAGGACCAGATAGAATAGGTATAGTAGGATATGCAGGTACGGCATTCCCGATGTTACCTATCACTACAGATCATTATGTTGCTAAGATGTATCTTCAGACGATGAACACGGATATGGTCTCTTCACAAGGTACAGCATTTGAGGACGCTATCTATGTAGCTTCTAATTTCTATGACAATCCCAATACAAGCAAAGTCATGATCCTTATCTCTGATGGAGAAGACCACGGAGAAGAAATGGAGAATGCTATCAAAATAGCAAAAGAAAAGAAAGTAAAGATTATCACCATTGGTGTAGGAACAGAGGCAGGAGGACCTATCCCTATTAAGACACCTAAAGGCGTGGAATATAAAAGAGATTGGAACAATGAGATCGTTACTACAAAGCTCAATCCATCTACGCTTAAATATATAGCTGATGCTACTGGAGGAAAGTATTATTACGGCTCGAATACACAAGAGATTGTAGACCTTATTAAAAACGACCTTAGCAAAATAGAAAAAACAGATTTTGAAGATCAACAAATCGCAGAGTACCAATCTCAATATCAATGGTTCTTAGGATTTGCTTTCTTACTGATCTTTATCGATTTATTCATCCTAGAAAGAAAAACTATCTGGATGAAGAAACTTAATTTGTTCAATGAAAAAGAATAG
- a CDS encoding CvpA family protein — MFLDIICLIAVIFAIIKGARDGFFISVVSFLSLFIGIIGALKFSNIIKEFLMNSLGWESPSIPLLAFILAFVLAVLAARFIAQLATKFVQAVFLGLFNRLFGAVFQILIVILVGSIFLSIFDEVNTIFKFVSHETLMNSTSYKIYVSLSESLLPSLYDLVKSLFSKSIDMIQDIKEPETI, encoded by the coding sequence ATGTTTTTAGATATTATATGCCTTATCGCCGTTATTTTTGCTATTATAAAAGGAGCTAGAGATGGTTTTTTTATTTCAGTAGTTTCTTTTCTATCTCTATTTATCGGAATAATAGGAGCATTGAAATTCTCAAATATTATCAAAGAATTTCTGATGAATTCTCTAGGATGGGAGTCACCTTCTATTCCTTTACTTGCTTTTATATTGGCTTTTGTGTTGGCAGTATTAGCTGCACGCTTCATCGCTCAGTTAGCAACTAAGTTTGTACAAGCAGTATTCTTAGGACTGTTCAACAGACTTTTTGGGGCTGTATTTCAGATCTTGATCGTGATACTAGTAGGAAGTATCTTTCTCTCTATATTCGATGAGGTGAACACAATATTTAAGTTCGTCAGTCATGAGACATTAATGAACTCAACTAGTTATAAAATATATGTATCTCTGTCTGAGTCATTATTGCCTAGCTTATATGACTTAGTTAAATCTCTGTTCTCTAAGAGTATTGATATGATACAAGATATAAAAGAACCGGAAACGATCTAG
- a CDS encoding tetratricopeptide repeat protein: protein MRLIMKNSFYITIFLLFTAYSFAQSAGRALSTGNEVFENKHYTHAESSYRIANSKDSKSVADYNLGNSLYKQQLTKEAEAAYLRAIQKATTKEAKHQAYHNLGNAYMKSKNYQAAEQAYKKALLNNPKDDETRYNYAVAKKMNKENPQDNQDNKDNQDQNKDQNKDNQDQNKDQNKDNKDQDQNKDKGDQDKKDQDQNDKGDQDDKNKDGQNDKDKDDKGDQDKKDQPKQNNPKTPNQDQMDRILDAMNKNEKDVQQRLINRGPKGGKPEKGQPAGQNEQRKKDW, encoded by the coding sequence ATGCGATTAATTATGAAAAACTCATTCTACATCACGATATTTTTATTGTTTACTGCTTACTCATTTGCACAGTCTGCTGGGAGAGCGCTGAGCACAGGTAATGAAGTATTCGAGAACAAACATTATACTCATGCAGAATCTTCTTATAGAATAGCTAATTCTAAAGACAGTAAGTCTGTAGCTGATTATAACTTAGGAAACTCTTTATACAAACAACAATTAACCAAAGAAGCAGAAGCTGCCTACCTTAGAGCCATACAAAAAGCAACAACCAAAGAAGCTAAGCACCAAGCCTACCATAACTTGGGGAATGCTTATATGAAATCTAAGAATTATCAAGCAGCAGAACAGGCTTACAAAAAGGCTTTATTAAACAATCCTAAAGATGATGAGACTCGTTATAACTACGCTGTAGCGAAGAAAATGAACAAAGAGAATCCTCAAGACAATCAAGACAACAAGGATAATCAAGATCAAAACAAAGACCAAAATAAGGATAATCAGGATCAGAATAAAGACCAAAACAAGGACAACAAAGATCAAGACCAAAATAAAGATAAAGGAGACCAAGACAAGAAAGATCAAGATCAAAATGATAAAGGAGATCAGGATGACAAGAACAAAGATGGTCAGAATGATAAAGATAAAGACGATAAAGGAGACCAAGACAAGAAAGATCAACCTAAACAGAATAACCCTAAAACGCCTAATCAAGATCAGATGGATCGAATATTAGATGCGATGAATAAAAATGAAAAAGATGTACAGCAGAGACTAATTAATAGAGGTCCTAAAGGTGGTAAACCAGAGAAAGGACAACCTGCTGGACAAAATGAACAAAGAAAAAAAGACTGGTAG
- a CDS encoding vWA domain-containing protein, which produces MIQNITFANPEFFWLFILLPIVLFVWYKNRKKQRATVKLSTIQGVQEHTSLLVKLLPISIILRVLALSAIIVGMARPQIVNVDSQIHSTHGIDIVMAMDVSGSMLARDLKPNRLEALKTVAADFVSQRVTDRIGLVIYAAEAYTKTPVTSDKLLILNDLKSIKYDNVLRDGTAIGVGLATSVNRLKDSPAKSKIIILLTDGVNNTGTVDPTLAAEISKEYNIKVYTIGIGTNGLAESPVGIRENGEIVYEKVPVELDEELMKSIAKTTGGKYFRATDTSKLKAIYEEINQLEKTKIDEQKFVKSDDKFQFLVLLAFILLCIDFTLQKTLFRGFI; this is translated from the coding sequence ATGATACAGAATATAACTTTTGCCAATCCTGAGTTCTTCTGGCTATTTATACTATTACCAATAGTCTTATTTGTATGGTATAAAAACAGAAAGAAACAGCGTGCTACTGTCAAGCTAAGCACTATACAAGGTGTACAAGAGCATACTTCACTATTAGTAAAGTTATTGCCTATTTCTATTATCTTACGAGTACTAGCTCTTAGTGCTATTATAGTAGGTATGGCTAGACCTCAAATCGTGAATGTAGATTCACAGATACATTCTACTCATGGTATTGATATCGTGATGGCTATGGACGTATCAGGAAGTATGTTAGCACGAGATCTAAAACCAAACCGTTTAGAAGCGTTAAAAACTGTAGCAGCAGACTTCGTATCACAGCGTGTGACAGATCGTATAGGATTAGTTATTTATGCAGCTGAAGCATATACTAAGACGCCAGTGACTAGTGATAAATTACTGATACTAAATGACCTTAAGAGTATAAAATATGACAATGTCCTAAGAGATGGTACTGCTATAGGTGTAGGTTTAGCTACATCAGTAAACAGATTAAAAGACAGCCCTGCCAAAAGTAAGATTATCATACTTCTTACAGATGGTGTCAATAATACAGGTACAGTAGACCCTACATTAGCTGCTGAGATCTCTAAAGAGTACAATATTAAAGTATATACTATCGGTATTGGTACTAATGGGTTAGCAGAATCTCCAGTAGGAATAAGAGAGAACGGTGAAATAGTATATGAGAAAGTACCTGTAGAACTAGATGAAGAGCTTATGAAGTCTATCGCTAAAACAACAGGAGGTAAATACTTTAGAGCAACAGATACTAGTAAGCTTAAAGCAATTTATGAAGAAATCAATCAATTAGAGAAAACGAAGATTGACGAACAAAAGTTCGTTAAATCTGATGACAAGTTTCAATTCTTAGTGTTACTTGCTTTTATTCTATTGTGTATTGATTTCACATTACAAAAAACATTATTCAGAGGATTCATATAA
- a CDS encoding BatD family protein: MKTLRYYILLFALICTQAILAQISFEATVSRDNIPLNDNVRVDFAMNQDGDNFSPPRFDNFTVVGGPNQSVSYAWTNGKKSFNKTYSYFLQPKKKGTLSIGSASIEIEGQVYKTKPITITVSDAVAKQDPRQQYNQVQQKALDEIHLVAEVTNQNPYINEPVTITYKLYFNTNIAGYTGRKIPTYEKFWVHNVDIPRRPEVKLGKYKGTDYNYIVLKQDVLMAQEAGNLSIDPLELMIQAEVPTGRRDFFGYPEFGYMEKEYSTGRVTIKAKDLPEAGKPDNFSGGVGTFTFKVTPTKTSLKSGEQLNLKVEVAGKGNLNLLTIPTPTAHSALEMYDPTSSDKITSGVHGMQGSRVNDYIIIPQYKGDYMIDPMEFSYFDLSTKKYKTIHIDSLAINVLEGPTLPTNTEAKDTDVVDKSELFQPNKATPTVVEASTSTYWDTTLFYVLTVLPFAAIPLFLLVVIQRRKYASDTDGIRLRNNNRLARKYLGEAKKNINNKELFYEALERCLHNFLKAKLDMVTSEMSNENITEILTDRNITEDAIKNFMDIKNACEWARYAPTDQVNINKDYDNAITVISELEKQFK, translated from the coding sequence ATGAAAACACTGCGTTACTACATATTATTATTCGCTCTGATTTGCACTCAAGCAATCTTAGCTCAAATCAGCTTTGAAGCAACAGTAAGTAGAGATAACATACCGCTTAATGACAATGTTCGCGTTGACTTTGCTATGAACCAAGATGGAGATAACTTCTCTCCACCTCGTTTTGACAATTTCACTGTAGTTGGAGGGCCTAACCAATCTGTTAGCTACGCTTGGACAAATGGTAAAAAGTCTTTTAATAAAACCTATTCGTACTTCTTACAACCGAAGAAGAAAGGAACTTTATCTATAGGTTCCGCATCTATAGAAATAGAAGGACAGGTCTATAAAACCAAGCCGATTACTATTACGGTATCTGATGCTGTAGCAAAGCAAGACCCTAGACAGCAATATAATCAGGTACAGCAGAAAGCTCTAGATGAAATACATCTAGTCGCTGAAGTAACGAATCAGAATCCTTATATCAACGAACCTGTAACGATAACGTATAAACTGTACTTTAATACCAATATCGCAGGATATACAGGAAGAAAAATACCTACTTATGAGAAGTTCTGGGTACACAATGTAGATATCCCTAGACGACCTGAAGTGAAGCTAGGTAAGTATAAAGGGACAGATTATAACTATATTGTATTAAAGCAAGATGTATTAATGGCCCAAGAAGCAGGCAATCTTAGTATAGATCCTCTTGAGTTAATGATACAGGCAGAAGTTCCTACAGGTAGACGTGACTTCTTTGGATATCCTGAGTTTGGGTATATGGAGAAAGAATACAGTACTGGTAGAGTAACTATTAAGGCGAAAGACCTTCCTGAAGCAGGTAAACCTGACAACTTCTCTGGAGGTGTTGGGACATTTACATTTAAAGTAACTCCTACTAAGACAAGCCTTAAATCAGGTGAACAACTAAACCTAAAAGTTGAAGTTGCAGGTAAGGGTAACTTGAATTTATTGACTATACCTACCCCTACTGCACACTCAGCTCTAGAGATGTATGACCCTACTAGTTCAGATAAGATTACTTCTGGAGTACACGGTATGCAAGGTAGCAGAGTGAACGATTACATCATTATCCCTCAGTATAAAGGGGATTATATGATTGATCCTATGGAGTTCTCGTATTTTGACTTAAGCACTAAGAAGTATAAGACTATTCATATTGACAGTTTAGCGATTAATGTACTAGAGGGACCTACCCTGCCAACTAATACAGAAGCAAAAGACACAGACGTAGTAGATAAGAGCGAATTGTTCCAACCGAATAAAGCTACACCTACAGTAGTAGAAGCTTCTACTAGCACATATTGGGACACTACGTTATTCTACGTCCTTACAGTACTGCCATTCGCAGCTATACCGCTATTCTTACTTGTCGTGATACAGCGTCGTAAATATGCATCAGACACAGATGGTATCCGATTGAGAAACAACAATAGACTAGCTAGAAAATACTTAGGAGAAGCAAAGAAAAATATCAATAACAAAGAATTGTTCTATGAAGCACTAGAGCGCTGTCTACACAACTTCCTTAAAGCGAAGCTAGACATGGTGACTAGTGAGATGAGCAATGAAAACATTACAGAGATTCTAACAGATAGAAATATTACTGAAGACGCTATTAAGAACTTTATGGATATTAAGAACGCTTGTGAATGGGCTCGTTACGCTCCGACTGATCAGGTTAATATCAATAAGGATTATGACAATGCGATTACAGTAATCTCTGAACTAGAAAAACAATTCAAATAG
- a CDS encoding AAA family ATPase yields MDTTGSNYDIRELNELIERESAFIDILTMEMNKVIVGQKHMIDRLLIGLLGQGHILLEGVPGLAKTLAINTLSKAVHGSFNRIQFTPDLLPADVIGTMIYNVKENDFSIRKGPIFANFILADEINRAPAKVQSALLEAMQEKQVTISDDTFKLDKPFLVMATQNPVEQEGTYPLPEAQMDRFMLKTVIDYPKLEDERLVIRQNLAGEKPQVNAVVTLEQIQRAQEAVKKVYMDEKIEKYILDIIFATRYPEQFKLEKLKPMISFGASPRGSINLALAAKCYAFIKKRGYVIPEDVRAVVIDVLRHRIGVTYEAEAENITSVDIINQIVNEIEVP; encoded by the coding sequence ATGGACACAACAGGATCTAATTATGATATCCGTGAACTAAACGAATTAATAGAAAGAGAGAGTGCATTTATCGATATCCTAACCATGGAGATGAATAAAGTTATTGTTGGTCAGAAACATATGATCGATAGACTTTTAATTGGTTTGTTAGGACAGGGGCATATTCTTCTAGAAGGAGTACCTGGATTAGCAAAGACTTTAGCCATTAATACTTTATCTAAAGCAGTACATGGATCATTTAACCGTATCCAGTTTACGCCTGACTTATTACCAGCAGACGTTATCGGTACAATGATCTATAACGTAAAAGAAAATGACTTTTCAATCAGAAAAGGACCTATATTCGCTAACTTCATTCTAGCGGATGAGATTAACCGTGCTCCTGCTAAGGTACAATCTGCATTACTAGAAGCGATGCAAGAGAAACAAGTTACTATCAGTGACGACACATTCAAACTAGACAAGCCATTCTTAGTTATGGCTACTCAAAACCCAGTGGAGCAAGAAGGTACTTACCCTCTACCAGAGGCACAGATGGACCGTTTTATGCTTAAGACAGTTATTGATTATCCTAAATTAGAGGATGAAAGACTTGTTATCCGTCAAAACTTAGCTGGTGAGAAACCTCAAGTTAATGCTGTAGTAACTCTAGAACAAATACAACGAGCTCAAGAAGCTGTTAAGAAAGTATATATGGATGAAAAAATAGAGAAGTATATCTTAGATATTATCTTCGCTACTCGTTATCCAGAACAATTTAAATTAGAGAAGTTAAAACCTATGATTAGCTTCGGTGCCTCTCCTCGTGGAAGTATCAACTTAGCTCTAGCAGCTAAATGTTATGCGTTTATCAAAAAGAGAGGGTATGTAATTCCAGAAGATGTAAGAGCAGTAGTAATAGATGTATTACGCCATAGAATCGGGGTTACTTATGAAGCAGAGGCTGAGAATATTACTTCTGTAGATATTATTAACCAAATCGTAAATGAAATAGAAGTTCCTTAG
- a CDS encoding DUF5929 domain-containing protein → MINKRLLIKNLLAHYDENSFYDKKRQLNLHSKSGKAKFLKHICALANSNPDNSSYLLVGIEDEDNEIVGVDFYDDSKIQNLVNAYLDNPPLITYDNVAFNDLPKDRVVGLVSIRSGIGLTTFKRSISEIAEGSYFVRIGSTSVPDAVVPRSTNREIVKSIEKNSQNDLASILDSVITFMTDTHRDMKPRYNVFREQFIICWAGNKKMVRGMPFYSRVDIEFVNEQIKLFYSDLDSVTIAYNGHKFVITEYLNLGLNDKTSYYPFEEVMISFSENGTYSMTNTVLFKAPSYNRNILGHIYGSSLNVIYKLQNNLKLTSKEERVLGKLCFNMMLCYLNGFEDAKDELISVKDYLKYSNDPQLFIAFKEVMRILRKLKYETEIDE, encoded by the coding sequence GTGATTAATAAGCGATTACTTATTAAAAATTTACTAGCGCATTATGATGAGAATAGCTTTTATGATAAGAAGAGGCAACTCAATCTGCACAGTAAATCGGGCAAAGCTAAGTTTTTAAAACATATCTGTGCTTTAGCGAATTCAAATCCAGACAATAGCTCCTATTTATTAGTAGGGATAGAAGATGAAGATAACGAAATAGTAGGTGTAGACTTCTATGATGACAGTAAGATTCAGAACTTAGTCAACGCTTATTTAGATAATCCTCCGCTTATTACCTATGATAATGTGGCTTTTAATGACTTACCTAAAGATAGGGTAGTAGGACTTGTGTCCATTCGATCAGGTATCGGACTAACGACGTTTAAGCGATCTATCAGTGAGATAGCAGAAGGAAGTTATTTTGTAAGAATAGGCAGTACCTCTGTTCCTGATGCAGTAGTACCTCGTAGCACAAATAGGGAAATAGTAAAAAGCATAGAGAAGAACTCTCAGAATGATCTAGCGAGTATCTTAGATAGTGTTATCACCTTTATGACAGATACACATCGAGATATGAAGCCGAGGTATAATGTCTTTAGAGAACAATTTATCATCTGTTGGGCAGGTAATAAAAAGATGGTTAGGGGAATGCCTTTTTATTCTAGAGTAGATATAGAGTTCGTCAATGAGCAGATTAAGTTGTTTTATTCAGATCTAGATTCTGTCACGATTGCGTATAATGGGCATAAGTTTGTGATAACTGAGTATTTAAATCTAGGGTTGAATGATAAGACGAGTTATTACCCATTCGAAGAAGTGATGATCTCTTTCTCAGAGAACGGGACTTATTCTATGACCAACACAGTCTTATTTAAAGCACCATCCTATAATAGGAATATCCTTGGACATATCTACGGATCTAGTCTTAATGTTATTTATAAACTTCAGAACAACCTTAAACTGACTTCTAAGGAAGAACGTGTATTAGGTAAACTATGTTTTAATATGATGTTGTGCTACCTAAACGGTTTTGAAGATGCTAAAGATGAACTAATCTCCGTTAAAGATTATCTAAAATATTCGAATGACCCTCAGCTCTTTATAGCCTTTAAAGAAGTAATGCGTAT
- a CDS encoding tetratricopeptide repeat protein → MKHIITLFIFVLSFHTWAQTDSWKQQFDKGNALYQKEKYSEAITAFKAIEKQEASSPEVFFNLANAYYKTRDYVNAVYYYEKALKLNPSDTAIETNLNYARKELIDDITIVKQYDNEDILHQTLGKLSVDQWATLATVMAFVVLLCFVVYYLNHSSTIKRISFVLMLVSILVIGGSVYAATFEQKYASKTTAAILFTEKVNLKEEAKNTSRTLKELHEGTKVYILEKKALWIRVKLDDQQEGWIEENTIKYI, encoded by the coding sequence ATGAAACACATCATCACTCTTTTTATATTTGTTTTGAGCTTTCATACATGGGCACAAACGGATTCTTGGAAACAACAATTTGACAAGGGGAATGCCTTGTATCAAAAAGAAAAATATAGTGAAGCAATCACGGCCTTTAAAGCCATAGAGAAACAAGAAGCTTCTTCACCAGAAGTATTCTTTAATCTAGCGAATGCTTATTATAAAACACGTGATTATGTCAATGCTGTTTATTACTATGAGAAGGCCTTAAAGCTTAATCCTAGTGACACCGCTATAGAGACGAATCTAAACTATGCACGCAAAGAGCTTATAGACGATATTACGATAGTGAAGCAATATGATAACGAAGACATACTACATCAGACATTAGGGAAGCTATCCGTTGACCAATGGGCTACATTAGCCACAGTAATGGCCTTTGTAGTACTATTATGTTTTGTGGTATACTATCTGAATCACAGCAGTACTATTAAGCGTATTAGCTTTGTATTGATGCTTGTTTCTATCCTAGTGATAGGAGGTAGCGTATACGCTGCTACTTTTGAGCAGAAGTATGCTTCTAAGACTACAGCTGCTATCCTATTTACAGAAAAAGTAAACCTTAAAGAAGAAGCGAAGAACACCTCTCGTACACTAAAAGAACTACACGAGGGTACTAAAGTGTATATCTTAGAGAAAAAAGCATTGTGGATCAGAGTGAAACTAGATGATCAACAAGAAGGATGGATAGAAGAGAATACGATTAAGTATATCTAG
- a CDS encoding BatD family protein, whose amino-acid sequence MKSNFLHIAIIFLVATFSTLAQNRIETQVDTTAIKIGDTFLYTIKAHSNTGSLITFPATEQIGNFDVVESFPIDTIKNDNTQELIKKYHLTQFDAGDFSIPAVPVIVDAKLFHTDSIQIHVQDVAVDTLKQPLYEIKSISKEGASFSTDWYYLLFIFIAVLAGIGIYIYIRRQQEKNLTEDDKYKTPYEKAVKKLKKLEEKKNWNRGDAKPYYSDMSIITRGFIEDTFGISAKELTTFEIITILKATLNDKKVKLDPVVIKELKRVLESADLVKFAKSQPTEGEITADTSKIQNVIDSINTAYPISAATQTELIRRREENKKKKKRIRIWIPTAITAFLVVVTGIVYIINTSAKEDYHWFTFNNTKKLMNKEWITSTYGTAPGLTISTPEVLIRKNEPLLQEGKPDGISSLNQFKYGVLEDPIHIVLNNVVTTKEYKYTDKELITYSISLLTQNNKIENLEYKDERFENANGILGTLVYGEFAFKNPTNQVEEKVMFEGVLTDNGANKDQVWIFYLAEDEIAPKLVERMFDSIQYKKEEK is encoded by the coding sequence ATGAAATCTAATTTTCTACATATCGCTATTATTTTTTTAGTTGCTACTTTCTCTACTCTAGCTCAAAATAGAATAGAAACACAAGTAGATACTACTGCTATAAAAATAGGAGACACCTTTCTATACACCATAAAGGCCCATTCTAACACAGGAAGTTTAATTACATTCCCTGCAACAGAACAAATAGGGAACTTTGATGTAGTAGAGTCATTCCCTATTGATACGATTAAGAATGATAATACACAGGAGCTTATTAAGAAATATCACTTGACTCAGTTTGATGCAGGTGATTTTAGTATTCCTGCTGTACCTGTTATTGTAGATGCTAAGCTATTTCATACAGATTCTATACAGATACATGTACAAGATGTAGCAGTAGATACATTAAAACAACCTCTTTATGAGATAAAGTCAATCTCTAAAGAAGGAGCTTCTTTCTCTACAGATTGGTATTATCTATTGTTTATCTTCATCGCTGTACTAGCAGGGATAGGTATATATATCTATATCAGAAGACAACAAGAAAAGAACCTTACAGAGGATGATAAGTACAAAACTCCTTATGAGAAAGCAGTTAAAAAACTTAAGAAACTAGAAGAAAAGAAAAACTGGAATAGAGGTGATGCTAAACCATACTATTCTGACATGAGTATTATCACTAGAGGGTTTATAGAAGATACTTTTGGAATCTCAGCAAAAGAATTGACGACTTTCGAAATTATCACTATTCTTAAGGCTACTTTAAATGATAAGAAGGTAAAGCTAGATCCTGTGGTGATTAAAGAATTAAAACGAGTTCTAGAATCTGCAGACTTAGTTAAGTTCGCTAAGTCTCAACCTACTGAAGGTGAAATAACAGCAGATACTTCTAAGATACAGAATGTTATAGACAGTATCAATACAGCTTATCCTATCTCTGCTGCAACACAAACAGAGTTAATCAGAAGAAGAGAGGAAAATAAAAAGAAAAAGAAAAGAATACGTATATGGATTCCTACAGCCATCACAGCATTCTTAGTTGTTGTGACTGGGATAGTGTATATTATCAATACTTCTGCTAAAGAAGATTATCATTGGTTTACATTCAACAATACAAAGAAACTGATGAATAAAGAATGGATTACTAGTACATATGGTACTGCTCCAGGACTGACTATCTCTACTCCTGAAGTTCTAATCCGTAAGAATGAACCTTTATTGCAAGAAGGAAAACCTGATGGTATATCATCACTTAATCAATTTAAATATGGTGTACTAGAAGACCCTATTCACATTGTATTAAATAATGTAGTTACCACTAAGGAATATAAATATACTGATAAGGAATTGATTACTTATTCTATTTCATTGCTGACACAAAACAATAAAATAGAAAACTTAGAGTATAAAGATGAACGCTTTGAGAATGCAAATGGTATTCTTGGGACACTTGTTTATGGCGAGTTTGCATTCAAGAATCCAACTAATCAAGTAGAAGAGAAAGTAATGTTCGAAGGAGTATTAACAGACAATGGTGCTAACAAAGATCAAGTATGGATATTCTATCTAGCAGAAGATGAGATAGCTCCTAAGCTAGTAGAACGTATGTTTGATTCAATACAGTATAAAAAAGAGGAGAAATAA
- a CDS encoding DUF58 domain-containing protein — protein METKDILKKVKKIEIKTKRLSDHIFSGEYHTSFKGKGMTFSEVRQYQFGDDVRAIDWNVTARYNEPYIKVFEEERELTMMLLVDVSGSEAFGSTDQFKEDIVLEIAATLAFSATQNNDKIGLILFSDQIELFIPPKKGKTHVLRIIRELIDFKPKSLKTDVGFALEYLSKVVKKKAIVFVLSDFITHSFEQTLKISAKKHDITGIRIYDKREKELPNVGLINVFDAETHTEQLINTSDASVRKAYASHFHKQEENFTKVFQKCGAGTINIEVNDSYVKKLLGYFKSR, from the coding sequence ATGGAAACCAAAGATATCTTAAAGAAGGTCAAGAAGATCGAAATAAAAACAAAGCGATTAAGTGACCATATTTTTTCGGGAGAGTATCACACTTCTTTTAAAGGGAAAGGTATGACCTTCTCAGAGGTGCGTCAATATCAGTTTGGCGATGATGTAAGGGCTATAGACTGGAATGTCACTGCGCGCTATAATGAGCCTTATATCAAGGTATTCGAAGAAGAGCGTGAGCTAACAATGATGCTCTTAGTGGATGTAAGTGGTTCGGAAGCCTTCGGGTCTACTGATCAGTTTAAAGAGGATATTGTACTCGAAATAGCTGCGACACTTGCCTTCTCTGCTACTCAGAACAATGATAAAATAGGTCTAATACTGTTCTCTGATCAGATAGAGTTATTCATTCCTCCTAAAAAGGGAAAAACACATGTACTGAGAATCATTAGAGAACTTATTGACTTCAAACCTAAAAGTCTAAAGACAGATGTAGGCTTTGCTCTTGAGTATCTTTCGAAGGTAGTCAAGAAGAAAGCTATTGTCTTTGTGCTTTCAGACTTCATTACACACTCTTTTGAACAGACTTTAAAGATATCGGCAAAAAAACACGATATTACAGGCATAAGAATCTATGACAAAAGAGAAAAAGAGCTACCTAATGTAGGTCTTATCAATGTATTCGATGCAGAGACTCATACAGAACAGTTAATCAATACTTCTGATGCTAGTGTAAGAAAAGCCTATGCTTCTCACTTCCACAAGCAAGAAGAAAACTTTACCAAAGTATTTCAAAAATGTGGAGCAGGAACTATCAATATTGAAGTAAATGATAGTTATGTCAAAAAATTACTAGGATACTTTAAATCGAGATAA